A genomic stretch from Georgenia muralis includes:
- the trxB gene encoding thioredoxin-disulfide reductase encodes MTSNAFSSALGALSGLVTGAEAAAENGHRAAEVRDVIIVGSGPAGYTAAVYGARANLRPLVFAGSVTAGGALMNTTEVENFPGFPEGILGPQLMENMQAQAERFGAEVRYEDVVSVDLTGETKTVTTDDGDTFAARTVILANGSEYKEIGLPAEKTLSGKGVSYCATCDGFFFRDQHIVVVGGGDSAMEEATFLTRFASKVTVVHRRDELRASKIMAERALGNDKIEFAWNSVVSAIHGEDKVTGVTLTDTVTGQTRELDATGVFVAIGHVPRTGILTGQVDLDDSGYIKVDSPTTLTNIPGVFACGDAVDHTYRQAITAAGTGCSAALDAERYLAVLDEAGEPATDASQTPQGDVLV; translated from the coding sequence ATGACTTCGAACGCCTTCTCCTCCGCCCTGGGCGCCCTCTCGGGCCTGGTCACGGGCGCCGAGGCCGCCGCCGAGAACGGCCACCGCGCCGCCGAGGTGCGCGACGTCATCATCGTCGGCTCGGGCCCGGCCGGGTACACGGCCGCCGTCTACGGCGCCCGTGCCAACCTGCGCCCCCTCGTGTTCGCCGGCTCCGTCACCGCCGGCGGCGCGCTGATGAACACCACCGAGGTCGAGAACTTCCCCGGCTTCCCCGAGGGCATCCTCGGCCCGCAGCTCATGGAGAACATGCAGGCCCAGGCCGAGCGGTTCGGCGCCGAGGTCCGGTACGAGGACGTCGTCTCGGTGGACCTCACCGGCGAGACGAAGACCGTGACCACCGACGACGGCGACACCTTCGCCGCGCGGACGGTCATCCTGGCCAACGGCTCCGAGTACAAGGAGATCGGTCTGCCCGCGGAAAAGACCCTCTCCGGCAAGGGCGTCTCCTACTGCGCCACCTGCGACGGGTTCTTCTTCCGCGACCAGCACATCGTCGTCGTCGGCGGCGGTGACTCCGCCATGGAGGAGGCGACCTTCCTCACGCGCTTCGCCTCCAAGGTCACGGTCGTCCACCGCCGCGACGAGCTGCGCGCCTCGAAGATCATGGCCGAGCGCGCGCTGGGCAACGACAAGATCGAGTTCGCCTGGAACTCCGTCGTCTCCGCCATCCACGGCGAGGACAAGGTCACGGGCGTCACCCTGACCGACACCGTCACCGGGCAGACCCGCGAGCTCGACGCCACCGGCGTCTTCGTGGCCATCGGGCACGTCCCGCGCACCGGCATCCTCACCGGTCAGGTGGACCTCGACGACTCCGGCTACATCAAGGTCGACTCCCCGACGACGCTGACGAACATCCCCGGCGTCTTCGCGTGCGGCGACGCCGTCGACCACACCTACCGCCAGGCGATCACCGCCGCGGGCACCGGCTGCTCCGCCGCCCTGGACGCCGAGCGCTACCTCGCCGTCCTGGACGAGGCGGGCGAGCCCGCGACCGACGCCTCGCAGACCCCGCAGGGCGACGTCCTCGTCTGA
- a CDS encoding NUDIX hydrolase gives MPTAFPVPRPQVPRQPRNRLVAARSSALPVVDETSAGGLVVDVVEGRAFTAVIARRNRAGRLEWCLPKGHLEGEETPAEAAVREIAEETGIAGRVLRHLATIDYWFAGTDRRVHKVVHHFLLEATGGFLTIENDPDHEAEDVAWVGLEEVATRLAYPNERRVVATARDVLAGRA, from the coding sequence ATGCCAACCGCCTTCCCCGTGCCGCGACCTCAGGTCCCGCGGCAGCCACGGAACCGGTTGGTGGCCGCGCGCTCGAGCGCGCTGCCGGTCGTCGACGAGACCTCCGCGGGGGGCCTGGTCGTCGACGTCGTCGAGGGGCGGGCGTTCACGGCGGTCATCGCGCGACGCAACCGCGCGGGTCGCCTGGAGTGGTGCCTGCCCAAGGGGCACCTCGAGGGGGAGGAGACCCCCGCCGAGGCCGCCGTGCGCGAGATCGCCGAGGAGACGGGCATCGCCGGGCGGGTCCTGCGCCACCTCGCGACCATCGACTACTGGTTCGCCGGCACCGACCGCCGCGTGCACAAGGTGGTCCACCACTTCCTGCTGGAGGCCACCGGTGGCTTCCTCACGATCGAGAACGACCCCGACCACGAGGCCGAGGACGTCGCCTGGGTCGGCCTCGAGGAGGTCGCCACCCGGCTGGCGTACCCCAACGAGCGCCGGGTGGTCGCCACCGCGCGGGACGTGCTGGCCGGCCGCGCATGA
- the trxA gene encoding thioredoxin translates to MSNVTAVTDATFDAEVLQSDKPVLVDFWATWCAPCRQMEPIVDELAAQHGEKMKFAKLDADSNPATVGKYGIVSIPTFNVYQGGELVKSIVGGQPKKRFAAQLAEFLD, encoded by the coding sequence GTGAGCAACGTCACCGCCGTCACCGACGCCACCTTCGACGCGGAGGTGCTGCAGTCGGACAAGCCCGTCCTGGTGGACTTCTGGGCCACCTGGTGCGCCCCGTGCCGCCAGATGGAGCCCATCGTCGACGAGCTCGCCGCGCAGCACGGCGAGAAGATGAAGTTCGCCAAGCTCGACGCCGACTCCAACCCCGCGACGGTGGGGAAGTACGGGATCGTCTCGATCCCGACGTTCAACGTCTACCAGGGCGGCGAGCTCGTGAAGTCGATCGTCGGTGGCCAGCCCAAGAAGCGCTTCGCCGCTCAGCTCGCCGAGTTCCTCGACTGA
- the murJ gene encoding murein biosynthesis integral membrane protein MurJ — protein MSPGRKGVAGSSAVMFAGTLVSRLLGMVKSPVLLGAVIGLNTGAANAFSVSNKLPNLIYMLIAGGVLNAILVPQIVRAVKEDDDGGQVYVNRLLTLGIVVLGTVATVLTLASPLLVRLYASGLPPEWFDLAVTFGYWCIPQLFFYGLYTLLGQVLNARGIFGPYMWAPVLNNVVAIAGLVLYLLVFGGVSALDPADPSVWTTNRTALLAGTASLGIVAQALVLLVPLRRAGFRFRPTWGLRGSALGRAGRVATWVFAALAVNQAAYVVVSNAAARASRLGGGALDVPGNAGYDAAFLVYTLPTSLVVVSLVTALFTRMSEGAAAGDLAKVRADLSVGLRTVGVFTVLAAGAIMVLALPVVRVISPAVTYPEVQSIARVVVAMVAGLVAVGVFTVAQRVYYAFEDARALFRLQLPMVAVLAAGAAASMLLPPRWTVVGIGVAMALSNWTGAVLTYLGLRRHLRTVDGGRVLRTHVRLVLAAGPASLVGWGLLHLTGTSSAELSVWGALWRVAVVGSVMVAVYVALLRALHVDELATLARPLGRAVTAAGRRLPGPLGRGLVRVGQAVTPPAAAAAPLGRPGPDDDDDDGPDHDGPGRGSGSSPSDEPGDRPGPGDRPGTGVDGGRAGVTAPPPPPLGAPPPPVADDPALRTLGHDRRAGTDAQDPGGAALDVGTEQTTGTARPLVLGGRYELGRSLPADAAGTERWRARDTILQRDVEALVLTTALPEVLDAARRASLVDDHRLAHVLDVGGFYVVTDVVSGPDLGELAGRGPLPAAQARAIVGECASALETARRHGVRHLALGPGSVHVTPDGQVLVTGLGTDAALLGSAEPDADPLAADRRDAGDLVRLLYLALTGTWPAGEGVRPPRELRPDVPAELDDLCVRTLLEGGGPRSTGELIRELAPWRDVDPAALRPAPAVPAFTPVRGTGATAVAADPDDAPVADPQDASDDASAPLGPGSPGPTGPATPTTSAPPPPPPPPAHDEAPRGGIVTAPREISWSPRRPGTAAAPGFTDIVGGASEDEDVPHQARHSRMTGALVGLGVVAGSAARAAAATVAERGRRAADTTRRGASTAGARLGPLATQARTGLGTAVTTGRDRVAARAGARTDPAERYSDVDGPEVPFPDRRINPTPVVLVAFAALVLVLFLLSVRTLLAPPEEVTIPDVGPAATAQATPEATAAPEPTTEAPPPEPPAATPVIASLAPLDPQGDGAENPELTPRATDGDPATFWRSRSYVNPEYGMKEGIGLAVTLQGNATVSRVEIDLRGTGGLVQIRATDPGTPTEGEVLAEGEMGPGSVFTFAEPVETDTLVLWFPRLPVAESDGSNRIELGELRVG, from the coding sequence GTGAGTCCCGGCCGCAAGGGCGTCGCGGGGTCCTCCGCGGTGATGTTCGCCGGCACGCTGGTCTCGCGCTTGCTCGGCATGGTCAAGAGCCCGGTGCTGCTCGGTGCGGTCATCGGCCTCAACACCGGCGCCGCCAACGCGTTCTCGGTGTCCAACAAGCTGCCCAACCTCATCTACATGCTCATCGCCGGCGGGGTGCTCAACGCGATCCTCGTCCCGCAGATCGTGCGCGCCGTCAAGGAGGACGACGACGGCGGCCAGGTGTACGTCAACCGTCTGCTGACCCTGGGGATCGTCGTGCTCGGCACGGTCGCCACCGTCCTGACCCTCGCCTCCCCGCTGCTCGTGCGGCTCTACGCCTCGGGCCTGCCGCCCGAGTGGTTCGACCTGGCGGTGACGTTCGGGTACTGGTGCATCCCACAGCTGTTCTTCTACGGCCTGTACACCCTGCTGGGGCAGGTCCTCAACGCCCGGGGGATCTTCGGGCCGTACATGTGGGCCCCGGTGCTCAACAACGTCGTCGCGATCGCCGGGCTCGTCCTGTACCTGCTGGTCTTCGGCGGCGTCTCGGCGCTCGACCCGGCGGATCCCAGCGTGTGGACCACCAACCGGACGGCGCTGCTGGCCGGGACCGCGTCCCTGGGCATCGTCGCGCAGGCCCTCGTCCTGCTCGTGCCGCTGCGCCGAGCGGGGTTCCGGTTCCGCCCCACCTGGGGGCTGCGCGGGTCGGCGCTGGGCCGCGCCGGCCGGGTGGCGACGTGGGTGTTCGCGGCCCTGGCCGTCAACCAGGCCGCGTACGTGGTCGTCTCCAACGCGGCCGCCCGCGCCTCCCGGCTGGGCGGGGGCGCGCTGGACGTGCCCGGCAACGCCGGCTACGACGCCGCCTTCCTCGTCTACACCCTCCCGACGTCGCTCGTCGTCGTCTCCCTCGTGACCGCCCTCTTCACGCGCATGTCCGAGGGTGCGGCCGCCGGCGACCTGGCCAAGGTCCGCGCCGACCTCTCGGTCGGGCTGCGCACCGTGGGGGTCTTCACGGTCCTGGCGGCCGGCGCGATCATGGTCCTCGCGCTGCCGGTCGTGCGGGTGATCTCGCCCGCGGTCACCTACCCCGAGGTGCAGTCGATCGCGCGGGTCGTCGTCGCGATGGTCGCCGGCCTGGTCGCGGTGGGGGTCTTCACGGTGGCGCAGCGGGTCTACTACGCCTTCGAGGACGCCCGCGCCCTGTTCCGCCTCCAGCTCCCCATGGTCGCCGTCCTGGCGGCGGGCGCCGCGGCGTCGATGCTCCTGCCCCCGCGGTGGACGGTGGTCGGGATCGGTGTGGCGATGGCGCTGTCCAACTGGACGGGTGCCGTGCTCACCTACCTGGGGCTGCGCCGGCACCTGCGGACCGTCGACGGCGGACGGGTCCTGCGCACCCACGTGCGGCTGGTCCTCGCGGCCGGGCCCGCGAGCCTCGTCGGGTGGGGGCTGCTCCACCTGACCGGGACGTCCTCCGCCGAGCTGAGCGTGTGGGGCGCGCTGTGGCGGGTGGCGGTGGTCGGATCGGTCATGGTGGCGGTCTACGTGGCCCTGCTCCGCGCCCTGCACGTCGACGAGCTCGCGACCCTGGCCCGTCCCCTCGGCCGCGCGGTCACCGCAGCGGGGCGCCGCCTGCCCGGCCCGCTCGGGCGAGGGCTCGTGCGGGTGGGACAGGCGGTGACGCCCCCGGCCGCCGCGGCCGCACCCCTCGGGCGGCCCGGCCCGGACGACGACGACGACGACGGACCCGACCACGACGGACCCGGTCGTGGGTCCGGGTCCAGCCCGAGCGACGAGCCCGGTGACAGGCCCGGCCCCGGTGACAGGCCCGGCACCGGCGTCGACGGCGGTCGCGCCGGGGTCACCGCGCCCCCGCCCCCGCCCCTCGGCGCGCCGCCGCCACCCGTGGCCGACGACCCGGCCTTGCGTACACTCGGCCACGACCGACGCGCCGGCACGGACGCGCAGGACCCAGGAGGAGCGGCGCTGGACGTGGGCACTGAGCAGACGACCGGGACCGCCCGGCCCTTGGTGCTGGGCGGACGCTACGAGCTCGGCCGGTCCCTCCCCGCGGATGCCGCCGGCACCGAGCGGTGGCGGGCGCGCGACACCATCCTCCAGCGCGACGTCGAGGCGCTCGTCCTGACGACCGCGTTGCCGGAGGTCCTCGACGCTGCGCGGCGGGCGTCCCTCGTCGACGACCACCGGCTCGCCCACGTCCTCGACGTCGGGGGCTTCTACGTGGTCACCGACGTCGTGTCGGGACCCGACCTCGGCGAGCTCGCCGGCCGCGGGCCCCTGCCGGCGGCGCAGGCCCGCGCGATCGTGGGCGAGTGCGCCAGCGCGCTGGAGACCGCCCGCCGACACGGCGTCCGGCACCTCGCCCTCGGCCCGGGCAGCGTGCACGTCACCCCCGACGGGCAGGTCCTCGTGACCGGGCTGGGGACCGACGCCGCCCTGCTCGGCTCGGCGGAGCCCGACGCCGACCCGCTCGCCGCCGACCGCCGCGACGCCGGTGACCTCGTCCGGCTCCTCTACCTCGCCCTGACCGGCACCTGGCCGGCCGGCGAGGGCGTCCGCCCGCCGCGCGAGCTGCGCCCCGACGTCCCCGCCGAGCTCGACGACCTCTGCGTCCGGACCCTCCTCGAGGGGGGCGGCCCCCGCAGCACCGGTGAGCTCATCCGCGAGCTGGCCCCGTGGCGCGACGTGGACCCCGCGGCGCTGCGCCCGGCCCCTGCGGTCCCCGCCTTCACGCCCGTGCGCGGGACGGGGGCGACCGCCGTCGCCGCGGACCCGGACGACGCGCCCGTCGCGGACCCCCAGGACGCGTCCGACGACGCGTCGGCCCCCCTCGGCCCGGGTTCGCCGGGCCCGACCGGACCCGCCACGCCGACCACCTCGGCCCCGCCACCGCCACCGCCGCCGCCCGCGCACGACGAGGCGCCCCGGGGCGGGATCGTCACCGCGCCACGCGAGATCTCCTGGTCGCCGCGGCGCCCGGGCACCGCGGCGGCGCCAGGGTTCACCGACATCGTCGGCGGCGCGAGCGAGGACGAGGACGTACCCCACCAGGCCCGTCACAGCCGCATGACCGGCGCGCTCGTCGGACTGGGCGTCGTGGCCGGCTCCGCGGCCCGTGCCGCCGCCGCGACCGTGGCCGAGCGGGGTCGCCGCGCCGCCGACACCACCCGCCGGGGTGCGTCGACGGCCGGAGCGAGGCTGGGGCCCCTGGCCACGCAGGCCCGCACCGGTCTGGGGACGGCGGTCACGACGGGCCGTGACCGGGTGGCCGCCCGGGCGGGCGCGCGGACGGACCCGGCCGAGCGCTACAGCGACGTCGACGGACCCGAGGTGCCGTTCCCCGACCGACGCATCAACCCCACGCCCGTCGTCCTGGTCGCGTTCGCCGCGCTCGTCCTGGTCCTGTTCCTCCTCTCGGTGCGCACCCTGCTGGCGCCGCCCGAGGAGGTCACCATCCCCGACGTCGGCCCGGCCGCGACCGCCCAGGCGACCCCGGAGGCGACGGCCGCGCCCGAGCCCACCACGGAGGCTCCACCGCCCGAGCCGCCGGCAGCCACCCCGGTCATCGCCTCGCTGGCCCCGCTGGACCCGCAGGGCGACGGCGCCGAGAACCCGGAGCTGACCCCCCGCGCCACCGACGGGGACCCCGCGACCTTCTGGCGCTCACGGTCCTACGTCAACCCCGAGTACGGCATGAAGGAGGGCATCGGGCTGGCCGTGACCCTCCAGGGCAACGCCACGGTGAGCCGGGTGGAGATCGACCTGCGCGGCACCGGCGGGCTGGTGCAGATCCGCGCGACGGACCCGGGCACCCCGACCGAGGGGGAGGTCCTGGCCGAGGGGGAGATGGGTCCGGGGTCGGTGTTCACCTTCGCCGAGCCGGTCGAGACCGACACGCTCGTGCTGTGGTTCCCGCGCCTGCCGGTGGCCGAGTCCGACGGCAGCAACCGCATCGAGCTCGGCGAGCTGCGGGTCGGGTGA
- a CDS encoding DUF6049 family protein has product MNPRRVWAGAALAAGAALLTPAVLPAAAVPAAARTASSSEAHTVARPAAVEGDGTADLEVEITDVAPAVLRPDQPLRVTGTIVNDTAEDVTAPVVRLRVQRTTPVSRSALERWLQPGTLSSTVVVAREELPAELPAGATATFSVEIEPATLPLLASHASWGPRGIEASVHDASGTTSLEGADRSYLLWEPDLDLTAMPVGLLVPVVPTAEELREARAEGTDVATAATPRLLEVLAAVDQPGVTLAVDGLLLAEPGPGPQDDGATDDTGDDAGTTASGEEDAVPDGPLVPGPTEGDDGATVGPDDAGSPGATDDATDDATDEPTDEPTGDPTDAPAPREEGGGLVEALALRSTAEGSEVTVLPWSDADVAALAHAGRPDLLTRALDRAQAAAEDAGLTAGTDLSWPVSVDQVTAARATANGAGALVVPDSAVPTSTELTFTPSGRTDLVVAADATLPALVVDERLSAVLGGTLPGATTDDEALDLTALDARQLLLAETAVIARERPNDPRAVVMTLPRAVGTGTDLDLVAVALDALADAPWTEPATAGDLTALAAATTSRQALPEESVAGSEVDPGLLAAADAVAADAVTFAAITPEPDVITTPVVDALTPVVSTAWREDPAGRESLVAGVAAEVAALDGLVVALPSSTLNLINSSAQIPVNVRNDLGVDVTVRVLLEPGDLRLQAPQPVPLVVPAGSQATAQVQVRAVGSGDVRAGITLLGPDGAEVGTAADLQVRVRADWENVGTAVVAGLLGVMLVVGIVRTVRRGPRTPPVVDEDS; this is encoded by the coding sequence ATGAACCCACGACGGGTGTGGGCCGGGGCGGCCCTCGCCGCCGGGGCCGCCCTCCTGACCCCCGCCGTGCTGCCTGCGGCCGCGGTGCCCGCCGCCGCACGGACGGCGAGCAGCAGCGAGGCCCACACCGTGGCCCGGCCGGCCGCGGTCGAGGGTGACGGCACCGCGGACCTCGAGGTCGAGATCACCGACGTCGCCCCGGCCGTCCTGCGCCCGGACCAACCGCTGCGGGTGACGGGCACCATCGTCAACGACACCGCGGAGGACGTCACCGCCCCGGTGGTGCGGCTGCGGGTGCAGCGCACCACCCCCGTCTCACGGTCGGCGCTCGAGCGTTGGCTGCAGCCCGGCACGCTCTCGAGCACGGTGGTCGTCGCCCGCGAGGAGCTCCCTGCCGAGCTGCCCGCGGGCGCCACCGCCACCTTCTCCGTCGAGATCGAGCCGGCGACCCTGCCGCTCCTCGCGAGCCACGCCTCGTGGGGGCCACGGGGCATCGAGGCGAGCGTGCACGACGCGTCGGGCACCACCTCGCTGGAGGGGGCCGACCGGTCGTACCTGCTGTGGGAGCCGGACCTCGACCTCACCGCGATGCCCGTCGGCCTGCTGGTCCCGGTGGTCCCGACCGCCGAGGAGCTCCGCGAGGCCCGCGCGGAGGGCACGGACGTGGCCACCGCGGCGACGCCGCGACTCCTCGAGGTGCTCGCCGCGGTCGACCAGCCGGGCGTCACCCTCGCCGTGGACGGCTTGCTCCTCGCCGAGCCGGGGCCGGGTCCCCAGGACGACGGCGCCACCGACGACACCGGCGACGACGCGGGCACCACCGCGTCCGGGGAGGAGGACGCCGTGCCGGACGGTCCCCTCGTCCCCGGCCCGACCGAGGGGGACGACGGCGCCACGGTTGGTCCGGACGACGCCGGGAGCCCCGGCGCCACCGACGACGCGACCGACGACGCGACCGACGAACCCACCGACGAACCCACCGGTGACCCGACGGACGCCCCCGCCCCTCGGGAGGAGGGCGGTGGCCTCGTCGAGGCGCTCGCCCTGCGCTCGACCGCCGAGGGGAGCGAGGTCACGGTCCTGCCGTGGTCCGACGCCGACGTCGCCGCTCTCGCCCACGCCGGCCGCCCCGACCTGCTCACCCGCGCCCTGGACCGCGCGCAGGCCGCGGCGGAGGACGCCGGGCTCACCGCCGGCACGGACCTGTCCTGGCCGGTCTCGGTCGACCAGGTCACCGCCGCCCGCGCCACCGCGAACGGAGCCGGCGCACTCGTCGTCCCGGACTCGGCCGTGCCGACGTCGACCGAGCTGACCTTCACGCCCTCGGGTCGGACCGACCTCGTCGTCGCCGCGGACGCGACCCTGCCGGCCCTCGTCGTGGACGAACGGCTCTCCGCCGTCCTCGGCGGCACCCTGCCCGGCGCGACCACCGACGACGAGGCGCTCGACCTCACGGCGCTCGACGCCCGCCAGCTCCTGCTCGCCGAGACCGCCGTCATCGCCCGCGAGCGCCCCAACGACCCGCGCGCCGTCGTCATGACGCTCCCGCGCGCCGTCGGCACGGGCACGGACCTCGACCTCGTCGCCGTCGCCCTCGACGCGCTGGCCGACGCGCCGTGGACCGAGCCAGCCACCGCCGGCGACCTCACCGCCCTGGCCGCCGCGACGACCTCGCGCCAGGCCCTGCCCGAGGAGAGCGTCGCCGGGAGTGAGGTCGACCCCGGCCTCCTCGCCGCCGCGGACGCCGTCGCCGCCGACGCCGTCACCTTCGCGGCGATCACGCCCGAGCCGGACGTCATCACCACGCCGGTGGTCGACGCCCTCACCCCGGTCGTCTCCACCGCCTGGCGGGAGGACCCGGCCGGCCGCGAGTCGCTCGTCGCCGGCGTCGCCGCCGAGGTCGCCGCGCTGGACGGGCTCGTCGTCGCGCTGCCGTCGTCCACCCTCAACCTCATCAACTCCTCCGCCCAGATCCCGGTGAACGTGCGCAACGACCTCGGCGTCGACGTCACCGTCCGGGTCCTCCTCGAGCCGGGCGACCTGCGGCTGCAGGCCCCCCAGCCCGTCCCGCTCGTCGTGCCGGCCGGCTCCCAGGCGACCGCCCAGGTGCAGGTGCGCGCCGTCGGCAGCGGTGACGTGCGCGCCGGCATCACCCTCCTCGGCCCGGACGGCGCCGAGGTGGGCACCGCCGCCGACCTGCAGGTCCGGGTGCGGGCCGACTGGGAGAACGTCGGGACGGCGGTCGTCGCCGGCCTGCTCGGCGTCATGCTCGTCGTCGGGATCGTCCGCACCGTGCGCCGCGGGCCGCGGACGCCCCCGGTCGTGGACGAGGACTCGTGA